A stretch of DNA from Halobacteriovorax sp. JY17:
AATTTGGTATTAGCTATGCGCTCACTGATAACTGGAATCCCGTTGAAGATGAGTTCGGAGCCCTTCCTTTTATCTTCGGTACACTTATTACTTCAGCTCTTGCAATACTTATAGCAGCTCCGATTAGCATTGCAGTCGCACTATTTATAAATGAAATACTACCAACCAAAATAGCAAAAACTATTTCACTATTTGTTGAAATGATTGCCGCCATTCCAAGTATTGTCTTTGGACTCTGGGGAATTTTTTACTTAGGACCCTTTGTTAAAGATATTCTAACACCTTTTCTAAAAGATAATTTTGGCTACCTCCCCTTCTTTCAAGGTGCGAGTTTTGGTATAGGAATATTAACTGCTGCAATAATTCTTGCTATAATGATTACTCCTACAATCACTTCAATCTGTAGAGAAGTTTTAAAAACTGTTCCTAAGATTCAAAAAGAAGCGGCTCTTGCTCTTGGAGCAACCCGCTTTGAAATGATAAAAATAGCCCTTCTAAAACCTTCATTTTCGGGTCTTATGGGTGGAGTTGTCCTAGGGCTTGGAAGGGCCCTTGGAGAAACCATGGCGGTAGCAATGGTTATTGGAAACTCTCCAACTATTACAGCATCACTTTTTTCTCCAGCCGCGACAATGGCCTCTGTTATTGCCAATGAATATGCGGAAGCTGATAGTGACCTTCATCTCTCGGCCCTCTGCTACATTGGTTTATTACTATTTCTTATTACCTTCATCATAAATGGACTGGCGAGAGCGATCGTTTGGAAGAAGCAAAGAAGCGGTAGGAGTAGATCATGAATTATTTAACTTGGAGAAAATTTAAAAATATTTTCTTTCATTCAATGCTCTATATTTCGTCATTGATTGTTCTTCTACCACTATTTCTCATTATTAGTTACGTTTTCAAAATGGGAGCCTCGTCTCTTAATCTTGACTTCTTTACTGCTCTTCCTAAACCCGTTGGAGAAGTAGGAGGAGGAATGAGGCATGCGATACTTGGAACACTCTACTTAGTTGCTATCGGAAGCCTAATATCTATTCCAACAGGACTTCTCTGTGGAATTTATCTAAGTGAATTTGGAAAGGGTAAGACAGCGGCACTCCTTCGCTTCTCTATCGATATGCTTACAGGTGTTCCATCAATTATCATTGGAATCTTTTCTTATATTCTTATCGTTGTTCCCTTTAAAAGCTTTTCAGCAATTGCCGGCGGAGTCGCTCTTAGCATAATTATTCTCCCTATTGTCTGTCGATCAACAGAAGAGATCTTAAAACTTATCCCAAACCATATTAGAGAGGCCGGTCTTGCTCTTGGACTTCCAAGATGGCGAGTTATTTTAAATATTGTAGTAAGAGGAAACTTATCCTCACTAATTACAGGGGTAATGCTAGCAATCTCACGAGCAGCGGGCGAAACAGCTCCTCTACTCTTTACAGCATTTGGAAATATGTATCTAAGCTACAGAATTGATGAACCAATGGCATCTCTACCTGTACAAATATATCAATACGCGATCTCCCCTTTTGATGACTGGAGAAGACAGGCGTGGGCGGGAGCCTTCGTTCTAATAATACTTGTCCTCGGGATTAATCTTATCGCCAGGCTTTTAGTAAAGATCGGGAGCTTGAGAAATTTAATAAGCAGAGGTTCTAAATGAAGAGTGATATTATCTTAGAAGTTAAAAATCTTAACGTATGGTATGAAGATTTTCATGCGGTGAAAGGAATTTCTGTAGACTACCCAGAAAAGTCTATCTCAGCAATTATTGGCCCTTCAGGCTGTGGAAAGTCCACATTTCTAAGATGCTTAAATAGAATCTATGAGGAAGTCCCTGGAGCAAAAGCAACAGGCGAAATCATTCTAGAAGGTAGAAATATTCTTGAAAAGAGTGTTGATCCTGTAGAGCTTCGAAAGCACGTTGGAATGGTCTTTCAAAAACCAAATCCATTTCCGGCCATGAGTATTTTAGATAATGTGACGATTGGTCTTAGACTCCAAGGAGTTAAGGATAAATCTTTCCTTATGAGTGTCGCTGAACAATGCCTTAGAAAAGCTGCTCTTTGGAACGAAGTAAAAGATAAGCTTCATAAACTTGGAACAAGTCTCTCAGGAGGACAGCAGCAGAGACTCTGTATCGCTAGAGCGTTGGCAGTGAATCCTTCCGTCTTACTTATGGATGAGCCGACTTCTGCTCTAGACCCAATAGCCTCAGCAAAAATTGAAGAGCTTATGAGTGAGTTAAAGAAAGAATTTACAGTAATTGTTGTGACTCACAATATGCAACAAGCCGCAAGAATCGCAGACTATACAAGCTTCTTTGTCTTAGGTGATTTAATTGAACATGGACTTAGTTCAGATATCTTCACTACCCCTAAAGTAAAGAAAACCGAAGATTATATTACTGGAAGATTTGGATAAAAGGATAACTATGGAAATCTCAAGTGCAGATTTAAGAGAAATGATTTTAAAAATGGCAACATCAGTTGAGTCTATTGTCGATAACTCTTCAAAGCAAGAAGTCACAATTAATGAAATATTCATTTATGAGAATGAAGTGAATAAATTTCATACAGATATTGATGACCTTGTCTTTAAATACATTGCTCTAAAAACTCCTGCCGCAACTGACCTTCGAATAGCTCTCTCTGTGATGAAAATAAATTCAGAACTAGAGCGTATTGCAGATCAAGCTGTGAATATAAAGAGAAGTATGAAGAAGCTCAGCAAGAGCTATGCACAGCTTGAAGCTTTAAATGATGAAGTGAAAATGATGCTTAGAAATAGTATCGATGCCTTCGTGAAACTTGACTCAAAACTAGCGACAGATGTTATCCAACATGATCAGGAAGTAAATGAGCTGTACCGAGACATTATGAGAGACTTCATTAAGAAGATGAAGTCCGAGACAGTTAATTTTGATGAAGGATTTGCCGTTATACGTGTTGCAAAATGTCTTGAGCGAATTGGAGATCAAACTACTAATATTGCAGAAGATGTTATATTTTTAGAAACTGGTGCAGACATTAGGCATAATGCTGATGTAAAATTTGGACGTAGAAAAGAAGATAAAGTCATCATAAAGGGACAAGAGGAATAGAGATGTCTAAGAATCATATTTTAGTAGTCGAAGATGAAAGAGATATTTCAGACCTATTAAAACTTCAACTTCAGTCAATGGATTTTCAAGTCACCGTTATTGAGGATGGAACAGAAGCTCTTGAATTTATCCAATCCTCCCCTAGCGAAAGAGAAAACAGCTCTCCAATTGATCTCTACATATTAGATAGAATGTTACCCGGAACAAATGGGTTAGAGATTTGCAAATTTCTTAGACTCTATAAGAAAACGAAAGAGAGACCAATCCTCATGGTTACTGCACTCACAAAGCCAGAGAGTATTATCGAAGGGCTAGACGCCGGGGCCGACGATTACATCAACAAACCTTTTGATATAAATATTCTAAGTGCGCGAGTCAGATCTCTTCTTAGAAGATCTAAACAAATGGAGATGTCAAAAGAAATAAGTGAAGAGATTATCTCCTTAGGTCCTGTAAGTCTTGACAAGAGTCAGTGTAAAGTAAGTATTGATGGAAGTGATCTAGACTTAACCTTAAGTGAATATAAGCTAATGGTTGCCTTCTTACATCAGCCTGGAAAAGTTCTGACAAGAAATCAGTTAGTAGAGTTTATTCAAGACGGACCCGTTCACGTTACAGATAGAACAATTGATACACACGTCTTTGGTCTTAGAAAAAAGCTTGGAGAACACTCAGAACTTATTGAGACAATTCGAGGAATTGGATATAGAGTAAAAAGTTATGTCTGAAAGTGGAATTAAGAAATTTATTAATTCTGTCCCATGGCGCTTCTTTAAAAGAATTGCCCTATCACAAATTATTCTTACAACAATTATTATTATAGTTACCGCTTTTTCTGCCAGATATTTTTTAAAGGTCTACATTACGAACCAGTCAGTAAATCAAGTAGTCGAATCTTTAGAGCTTATTAAACACTCTATTACTACTCAAAAGATAGACCCTGTAGCATGGTGTAAATCACTAAGACTAGATTGGTCTACCAGATACACCCTAATAGATATGAAGGGAAATGTTGTCTGCGATAATTACTTAAACGCAAAGAAGCTAGATAATCACCTCTACAGACCAGAAGTTCGAGATGCAATTCAACTAGGTCTTGGAACTTCAAAGAGATTTAGTGAAAGTGCTGATATAGATATGATCTATGGTGCGATGACTTTTAAAGCTCTTGGAAAGAGCTACATCATTAGGCAAGCTGTCCCTCTTAGACAGGTTGCTCTTGCAATGAAGAAGCTTGATAAATCCATTATCATCTTCTTTATTCCACTGCTAGTGCTCACCTCTCTACTTAGTTTATGGACCTCTCTACAAGTCTCATTTCCACTGCGCTCTTTAATTAGAAAGATTTCCAACTTAGAAAATTTAAAAACAGGTCAAAATAATCTAGACACCGCAATTCCATTAGATGATGAGTGGCACTTTGTCGAAAGAACTCTAGACAGAGCAGAAGTAGAACTTGCCAACTATATAAAAGAGCTGCAAATAGAAAATAAGAAGTTTTCAATCCTCATGGAAAGTAACTCCGATGCGATTTTGGCCATTGATACGAATGAGAATATTCTCTTCATTAATCAGCGTTTCTACAAGAACTTCTTCACTGAGGATAGGACTAGAGAAATTAAAGAAATGAAAGGCCTAAAGCTAGTCGAAATTTCAAGAAAGCGAGAAGTACACGAACTTCTACGGGAAGTTTTAAAGGACAAGACCAGTATAAAAGCTAGAAATATTGAAATAGAGATGGCCGGAAGATCTGAGAAAGGCTGGTTCGATATTACAACTAGCCCTCTTATTTCCAATGATGGAAAAATTCTGGGTGCAATCTGTAATTTTAGAAATATCTCTCATAAGAAACTTGCCGAACAAATGCGTGAAGACTTTGTTACAAATGTCTCTCATGAAGTTAGAACGCCCCTAACGGCAATGAAGGGCTATGTTCAAATTCTTCAAGGAATAAAGGATATATCAGACAACGCTATTGTAAAAGAGGCCCTAAGTAAAATTGAGCATAACTCTAATAGACTAGCGATTCTCTTTCAAGAAATCCTAAACTTATCTCTTATTGAATCTAAACATAAGTTAGAACTGAATAAGACTTCTACAGAGGAATTAACACAGACAGTTCTAATGAATTTGAAACAGGTTCATGCAGATAAGAAGCAACTCATAGAGTGTACTTTTAATGCTCAAAATGTCGTCATTGATGCTGGCTTAATTGAACAAGTTCTTACCAATCTCATTGATAATTCCTATAAGTATGGAAAGAGTGACGGAAAAATTCTAATAAGATGGGAGGCCCTAGAGAATTCATTTGAATTATACGTTGAAGATGACGGCCCGGGGATTGATCCGATTCATCAAAAGAGAGTCTTTGAGCGCTTCTACCGAGTTGATTCAAGTAGATCTAGAAATCTTGGTGGTACCGGTCTAGGATTAAGTATCGTCAAACACATTGTTCAAAAACATAAAGGTTCTATCTCTGTTTTCTCCAACGATTTTGGAGGTGTAAGTTTTAAAATAACTATCCCTTTGGGGTCTTTAGGATAAGGCCCCTTGGCTTCATAGATAATTACTCTACTTTGTCGAGATCATTAAAATCATTAAAAAGTCTTCTCTTCTTTTCTAAGTGAACAATTTCCTTATTACTTGATAGACAAACTGAATGGAAATTATGAGACATAATCTCTTCTAACTCACTATCTTTAACCGCGAGGTCATCTACTAAAGTAGTAAATGCCCAAAGCCCTTTAAGGTTAATTTGCTGATTATGTTTTTGGAAAACTAGAGCTGGCATTGAACTAACTTTCTCAAGTTGTGACACCTCAAAGTTTTCCATGAAAATACTAGTCGACGAGAGATAAAGCTCACAGTTTTGCTCATTATCTTGAACTCTATAAACTTCTCCAAATGATTTCGCACATATACATAGAAATATCAATAATACTAAAGCTCTCACGCTAACTCCTTTTTCTAAGAAATATAGCAATTTTAGAGCTCTATCAGAGTGTTATTGTAAAAAAGAAAAGGGCCGTATAGATATTTGACATTAAAGTCGCCCTCCCAGCGAGAGAGACACTGAGAGGGAGACAGAGAGTAATGAGCACTCTTAGTACGAAACAAGGGTCATTAACCCTAGGCTATTGAAGTTAATGAAGATTA
This window harbors:
- a CDS encoding ATP-binding protein, with protein sequence MSESGIKKFINSVPWRFFKRIALSQIILTTIIIIVTAFSARYFLKVYITNQSVNQVVESLELIKHSITTQKIDPVAWCKSLRLDWSTRYTLIDMKGNVVCDNYLNAKKLDNHLYRPEVRDAIQLGLGTSKRFSESADIDMIYGAMTFKALGKSYIIRQAVPLRQVALAMKKLDKSIIIFFIPLLVLTSLLSLWTSLQVSFPLRSLIRKISNLENLKTGQNNLDTAIPLDDEWHFVERTLDRAEVELANYIKELQIENKKFSILMESNSDAILAIDTNENILFINQRFYKNFFTEDRTREIKEMKGLKLVEISRKREVHELLREVLKDKTSIKARNIEIEMAGRSEKGWFDITTSPLISNDGKILGAICNFRNISHKKLAEQMREDFVTNVSHEVRTPLTAMKGYVQILQGIKDISDNAIVKEALSKIEHNSNRLAILFQEILNLSLIESKHKLELNKTSTEELTQTVLMNLKQVHADKKQLIECTFNAQNVVIDAGLIEQVLTNLIDNSYKYGKSDGKILIRWEALENSFELYVEDDGPGIDPIHQKRVFERFYRVDSSRSRNLGGTGLGLSIVKHIVQKHKGSISVFSNDFGGVSFKITIPLGSLG
- the pstA gene encoding phosphate ABC transporter permease PstA — translated: MNYLTWRKFKNIFFHSMLYISSLIVLLPLFLIISYVFKMGASSLNLDFFTALPKPVGEVGGGMRHAILGTLYLVAIGSLISIPTGLLCGIYLSEFGKGKTAALLRFSIDMLTGVPSIIIGIFSYILIVVPFKSFSAIAGGVALSIIILPIVCRSTEEILKLIPNHIREAGLALGLPRWRVILNIVVRGNLSSLITGVMLAISRAAGETAPLLFTAFGNMYLSYRIDEPMASLPVQIYQYAISPFDDWRRQAWAGAFVLIILVLGINLIARLLVKIGSLRNLISRGSK
- a CDS encoding response regulator transcription factor, whose protein sequence is MSKNHILVVEDERDISDLLKLQLQSMDFQVTVIEDGTEALEFIQSSPSERENSSPIDLYILDRMLPGTNGLEICKFLRLYKKTKERPILMVTALTKPESIIEGLDAGADDYINKPFDINILSARVRSLLRRSKQMEMSKEISEEIISLGPVSLDKSQCKVSIDGSDLDLTLSEYKLMVAFLHQPGKVLTRNQLVEFIQDGPVHVTDRTIDTHVFGLRKKLGEHSELIETIRGIGYRVKSYV
- the phoU gene encoding phosphate signaling complex protein PhoU yields the protein MEISSADLREMILKMATSVESIVDNSSKQEVTINEIFIYENEVNKFHTDIDDLVFKYIALKTPAATDLRIALSVMKINSELERIADQAVNIKRSMKKLSKSYAQLEALNDEVKMMLRNSIDAFVKLDSKLATDVIQHDQEVNELYRDIMRDFIKKMKSETVNFDEGFAVIRVAKCLERIGDQTTNIAEDVIFLETGADIRHNADVKFGRRKEDKVIIKGQEE
- the pstC gene encoding phosphate ABC transporter permease subunit PstC; protein product: MIRDTENIQKNTLKDNFSSISISIQSSKKKFLTYGEQDKFAYLLIKAIATLVIILLLGMILMLVNAAMPAIKEFGISYALTDNWNPVEDEFGALPFIFGTLITSALAILIAAPISIAVALFINEILPTKIAKTISLFVEMIAAIPSIVFGLWGIFYLGPFVKDILTPFLKDNFGYLPFFQGASFGIGILTAAIILAIMITPTITSICREVLKTVPKIQKEAALALGATRFEMIKIALLKPSFSGLMGGVVLGLGRALGETMAVAMVIGNSPTITASLFSPAATMASVIANEYAEADSDLHLSALCYIGLLLFLITFIINGLARAIVWKKQRSGRSRS
- the pstB gene encoding phosphate ABC transporter ATP-binding protein PstB, with the translated sequence MKSDIILEVKNLNVWYEDFHAVKGISVDYPEKSISAIIGPSGCGKSTFLRCLNRIYEEVPGAKATGEIILEGRNILEKSVDPVELRKHVGMVFQKPNPFPAMSILDNVTIGLRLQGVKDKSFLMSVAEQCLRKAALWNEVKDKLHKLGTSLSGGQQQRLCIARALAVNPSVLLMDEPTSALDPIASAKIEELMSELKKEFTVIVVTHNMQQAARIADYTSFFVLGDLIEHGLSSDIFTTPKVKKTEDYITGRFG